A stretch of DNA from Roseovarius faecimaris:
TTGGGAGACTGAGCAACCCTAGCCTATAATAGACTATTGCAGCCTTGAAAGGCAGCTGCGTCCGCACTTCTGCAAGTTCAGTTGGCCCTAAACTTCGCGCACGCAGCGAATGTCGGCAATGTGGGCTGCGGCTGCAGCATCCTGGCGGGCCGGTGAACGGCAGAAATCGGGCCGATACCGCCAGTTGTCCGGGCTCGGCTGAATGTCTCAAAAGTCCGCACTCCCGACGTCGAACCCATGTCAGGTTTTGCACTCGCAGCGAATGACCGCAAAGCGGGCTGCCGCCGCAGCATCAAACCGATGGGTCAGATGTCGGCTCTGGGCCGTAAGCGCGGCTGGTGTCCGATAGGGCTTGCCCTTTTGAGACGCCAAAGTATCGTGTAACTAACTGTATCATATACATATTTTATTGCTTTTGAGACATTTATGCCTCATAATCTGAGATATCAATGAGACAGGTGGCACAGATGCTGATCGGCTATGCAAGGACTTCAACAATTGAACAAAAGGCGGGTTTGGATACCCAGCTTGAAGAACTGAAGAAAGCGGGCTGTGACAAGGTTTTCGAAGAACAGGTGTCCTCGGTTGATATCAAAGCCCGCACCCAGCTGGACGCTGCAATAGAATATATCAGGGAGGGTGACACGCTGGTGGTGACCAAACTGGACAGGTTGGCCCGCTCTGTCAGCCACCTCATGAAAATTTTGGACGACCTAACCACCAAATCAGCACACCTCAGGATATTGGGGTTGGGAATAGACACCGCAGGGCCGACAGGTAAGTTGATCCTGACGGTTCTTGGAGGCATGGCTGAGTTCGAGCGGGGTATAATGCTAGAACGCCAACGCGAGGGCATCGCAAAGGCTAAAGCTGCGGGCAAATACAAGGGTCGCAAACCCACCGCGCGCGCCAAGTCTGAAGAGGTCATACAACTACACACTGCCGGGACAGGGAAGGCTGAGATAGCTCGACAGCTAGGAATTGGGCGCGCATCGGTGTATCGTATTCTAAATAGTGCAATTGCCGCTAAATCCCAATGTGTAGAGACCTAAATGGTCGCTGGCTTATGCTGTATTGAGGAAATTTATATGTTGAAATTCTTTTCTTTAAAACGCTGCGTATTCATCACGCTTCTTTCGCTCCTTGGATCACCTTCTATTGCTCAAGAAGATATTGATTGTTCAAAATTTGATGACCCAGATTGGCGTGCCCCCTTCGGGTGGTCCGGTTTAATTGTTAGTGCATCGTGGGCCTCTGGTCCATTGGAACGATGCTTTTGGGCGCGGGTGGGCGGTAACCCAATGCGCTGTGGGGTCTGACCGTGTTGTAGTGGACGCGCCATTGCTCGATCAGGATTTGAGCCTCGCGTAAGGTATAGAAGATTTCGCCGTTGAGTAGCTCGTCGCGGAAACGGGCGTTGAAGCTTTCGCAATATCCATTCTCCCAAGGCGACCCTGGTTCGATGTAGGCCGTTTTTGCTCCGACGGCGGCGATCCAGTCTCGCACCTTCTGAGCGATAAATTCTGGTCCGTTGTCGGATCTTATCCACTCCGGCGGGCCACGCAGGATGAACAGGTCGGTCAGTGCATCCAGCACATCGGTTGAGTTGAGTTTGCGATCGACGCGGATCATCAGCGCCTCCCTGGTGTATTCGTCGATGATGTTGAGCGTTCGATAGACGCGCCCATCAGCGGTTCGATCCTGCACGAAGTCATAGGACCAAACGTGGTTCGGTCGTTCGGGCCTGAGACGCACGCATGATCCGTCGTTCAGCCAAAGCCGCCCTTTCTTCTTCTGTTTCTGTGGAACCTTCAGCCCTTCACGCCGCCATATCCGTTCAACCCGCTTATGATTCACACACCACCCAGCGTTGTTCAGCAAACCAGTGACCATGCGATACCCATAGCGCCCGTACTGGTCGGCCAGCTCAATGATGTCGTCGGTCAATCGCGCTTCATCAGCACGGCCTTGGGGGACCTTGCGCTGCGTCGATCGATGCTGCCCAAGTGCGCGGCAGGCGCGGCGTTCAGACACGCCAAGCTCCTGCCGCACATGGTCGACGCATTTCCGGCGACGCGAAGGGCTCAGAAGTTTCCCTTTGCGGCTTCCGTCAGGATGAGCTTATCCAAGGTCAAATCGGACACCGCTCGACGCAGCCTTTGGTTCTCTTTCTCCAGCTCTTTCAGACGGGCAAGCTGAGACCGCTGCATCCCGCCATAGAGCTTTCGCCATCGATAGAACGTCTGTTGCGTCACGCCGATTTGGCGCACTGCCTCGACAATCGTCGCGCCTTGCCCCTGCAGAACTTCAACCTGTCGAAGCTTCGAAACAATCTCTTCGGGCTTCTCTCGTTTTCCAGCCATCGCTGATCCTCCAATTTGCGGGATAATCTATCCCAGTTGGTGGACCACTTTCAGGGGGCTACTCCAACTCCCTAATGGTGAATGTGAAATAGTACTTTTAATTGTGAAGCCGAAGGCGCGTCGAATTGTCTGCACACATCGTTGATCTGAATACTGAAGTGGCGCTCAAGTCCGCCGTCTTTCGGGACCTTCCGCGAGACCAGGTTTTGCCTTTGATCCGCGACGCCAAACAACGCGAGGTTGAACGCGGCAGCACGACTTTTTTACCAGGGTGAAACCGCGCATTCGCTGTTCATCATGCTTGATGGATGGGTCAAGCTTTATCGTCTGTTGCCCTGCGGAGTCGAAGCCGTCGTCTCGGTGCTCAGCAGAGAGGACGCATTTGGCGAAGCCAGCGCAATGCCGGGTGAGGTCTATTCGACGGGTGCCGAAGCGGTAGCGGACTCGCATATCATGCAGATTGACGCGCGGAGCCTGTGGAGCGCGATCAAGGAAAACCCGCAATTGTGCCATGCGCTTCTGGGCGCATCGGTGAGCCGCAACCGCGCGCTTGTCGATCAGCTGGAGCAGCTCAAATCCCATACAGGCGCGCAGAGAATCGCGGATTTCCTTCTGGGGCTTTGCAAGACAGAACATGGTGCATGCACGGTTGTGCTGCCCTATGACAAGGGGCTGATCGCCAGCTGGCTTGGCCTGAAGCCCGAAACCCTGTCACGTGCCTTCAAGCGCCTTCAGCCCTATGGCGTGAGCATCTCGAAGAACCGCGCCACGATCAAATCGGTCGAACGCCTGATCCGATTCGCAGAAGAAGACCCGTCCTCATCGCGCAAGGATGCCCCTTTGAAGAGCTCATCCTTCACCCAAAGCTGACAGGATTCGCAATGTCGGCGGGACCGGTCAGGAACAAAACGCGTCAGGTGCATGGAAGGGCCGCAAACCGCCGCTTTGCGGTCTAATCGCGTGGCGCAATTGTGACGCTGCGTCGCGGTCGGCGGTCAATAAAAATTACTGTCCCAGCCTGCTATTTTTGACAAATGTCAAGGCGAAGAAGGCCCAAAGAATTGATTACTTTAAGAGTCAGCAAGGGACCAAATGCGCCAAAGGCAATAACAGACTCTTCCACGACGCAGTGCGGGGCTTCGGGTCCGAAGCACGCGGTTGCGTAGGTGCCGAGTTGAAACGTCTCGGGTCGGAGGTTCTGAGGAGCACCAGCGGATGAGAGGCACGACACGGCCGCTCACACTTGGTGTCACGAAGGCTGTCAGGGCTGCGGCCGGTGCGGTTTTATGTGCCCGGCAACAACTCAGATGGCATCGGCTGACAAAGTCGGTGTCGGTGAAACCCGCAGCTTCACCGACACCGCGCCTTTCCTGCCGGGCAGAACGCGCATCACTCAGCCACCCTGGCCACCGTTCAAAGCGCGGGCAAAGCTGTGGCGCCGCCCCCTCTTTCCGAGTATCAGACAATTTGAACCGACCGGGATGCAACTCTCCGATGTATCTCCTATGTAACAGCGCAGGACGGTGCGCTCCTGAGGAAAAGAACGATGGCAAACCATTTCTACAAACGCGATCTGCCGGATGGCCTGACGCTCGGACCGGTGGTGGCCATTGACTGCGAGACGATGGGGCTCAATCCCCACCGCGACCGGCTCTGTGTTGTGCAGATGTCTGGGGGGGATGGCGATGCGCATCTGGTGCAGATCGAGCAGGGCCAGACAAACGCGCCCAACCTCACGGCCATGTTGGAAGATCCGGACGTGCTCAAGCTATTTCACTTTGGCCGGTTTGACATCGCCGCGATGCTGAACGCCTTTGGCGCGCTGACCGCCCCGGTTTATTGCACTAAGATCGCCAGCAAGCTGGTACGGACCTATACGGATCGTCACGGACTAAAGTATCTCCTGCAAGAACTGCTTGGCGTGGACATCTCCAAACAGCAGCAAAGCTCTGACTGGGGTGCGGCAGAACTGACGGAGGCACAGCTTGACTATGCCGCATCCGATGTTCTCTATCTGCACCGTCTTCGCGAAGAGCTGGATGCCCGGCTTGCCCGCGAGGGCCGCACCGAGCTGGCGCAAGCCTGCTTCGATTTCCTGCCGACGCGGGCAAGGCTCGACCTTGTCGGCTGGCCCGAGATCGACATCTTTGCCCACTGATGCAACTCGACGGCGATCTCTATTCGCGGGTCATCGCCTGGATGAAAATCCTGTTGCCGCTGGCCGCGCTCGGGTTGTTGTCCACGCTTTTCCTCATATCCCGCACGGTGGACCCGACACAGCAGGTGATCGTTGACGAAATCGACCTCGAACAACGCGCCCATGAGCAGGGTGTGACCAACCCATCCTTTGCCGGGGTCACCGGCGGTGGTGACGAGGTGATGTTTCAGGCCGAACGCGCGCGTCCCGATCTGAGCAACCCCGAGCGCCTGATCGCCGATACTGTCATGGCGCGATTCCGCCTGACCGAAGGGACGATCGTTGATATCACCTCCGAGCATGCCGATATGCATCAGAGCAACTTCACCGCTTCTCTGGACGGCAATGTGACGGTCACAACCTCCAATGGCTATCTGATCCACACCGACAGGATCGACGCGCGCTATGATTACCTGCACGCCGAGACCCCGGGGCCGGTCGAAGGCTCGGGCCCTCCGGGCGAGATCACTGCGGGGAAAATGCGACTGGTCTCGAACGAAGAGACCGGCATCGCAGAATTGGTGTTCACCGATGGGGTGAAACTGATATACAAGCCCAATGGTTCCAAGGACTGATTACGTGCACAGCCTCAAGACATTCGCCCTTTTGCTCTGCTTGATGAGCCTGCCCGCGATAGGCTGGGCGCAGGGTGCGCAAATCGCCTTTGGCAACACGCAGCAGGACGCCGACGCCCCGGTGGAGGTGACGGCCGACAATCTCTCGGTCAACCAGAACGACAACACGGCCGTGTTCACCGGAAATGTGCTGATCGGGCAGGGTGCGATGCGTCTGTCGGCGCCGCGCGTTCTGGTGGTCTATCTTGCCGATCAGTCGGGGATCAAACGGCTGGAAGCGTCCGGTGGGGTCACTCTGGTCAGCGGCGATGATGCCGCAGAGGCGACACGCGCCAAGTATGACATTGAGACAGGCATGATCGAGATGCAGGGCAATGTTCTGCTGGTCCAGGGCGTCAATGCGCTCACGGCGGACCGTATGTTTGTCGACACCCAAGCCGGCACCGCGCGGATGAGTGGACGGGTGAAAACCGTATTGCAGCCGGAAGGCGGGCAGTGATGGCCAGGCCCGAACTGCATATCGCGCATGAAAACACCGGCCTGCAAGTCAAGAACCTGCGCAAGAGCTATAACAAGCGCGTGGTGATCCGCGATGTTTCGCTGGAAACCCAGCAAGGCGAGGTAGTGGCCCTGCTCGGCCCGAATGGCTGTGGCAAGACCACGACCTTTTACGCCATTGCCGGGCTGATCTATCCCGAGGGCGGGCATGTTCTGATTGACGGGCGCGAGGTGACCAACCTGCCGATGTATCGCCGTGCAAAGATGGGCATCGGGTATCTGCCGCAGGAGATGTCGATCTTCCGGGGCATGTCGGTCGAGGACAATATCCTCGCGATTCTCGATATCTCTTATCCGAATCGCCATAAACGGCGCGAGCGGCTCGAAGAGCTGCTCTCGGATTTCTCGATCGAGCATTTGCGCCGGGCTCCGGCCCTGGCCCTGTCCGGCGGGGAGCGTCGCCGGGTCGAAATCGCCCGCTGCCTTGCGGCCAATCCGCGTTACTTGCTGCTCGATGAACCCTTTGCCGGGGTCGACCCGATCTCGGTCGGCGATATCCGGCACCTCGTGGCTGACCTTAAAAAGCGCGGCATCGGTGTGCTGATCACCGATCACAATGTACGCGAGACGCTGGAGATCGTTGACCGGGCCTATATCCTGCATGACGGTCAGGTTCTGATGTCGGGATCGCCCAGCGATGTGGTCGAGAACGAGAACGTGCGCCGGGTCTATCTGGGCGACAATTTTCGTATCTCTTAAAGGATCGTTCACGAAGCGCTGCGAAATGGTGCGCTGAACACCGATCATCATTGACAACAGCCTCGGAAAGCGCGTCAATTGGGGTATGACATGTTGCACAATTGCGCCTCTGCTCCATA
This window harbors:
- a CDS encoding recombinase family protein; amino-acid sequence: MLIGYARTSTIEQKAGLDTQLEELKKAGCDKVFEEQVSSVDIKARTQLDAAIEYIREGDTLVVTKLDRLARSVSHLMKILDDLTTKSAHLRILGLGIDTAGPTGKLILTVLGGMAEFERGIMLERQREGIAKAKAAGKYKGRKPTARAKSEEVIQLHTAGTGKAEIARQLGIGRASVYRILNSAIAAKSQCVET
- a CDS encoding IS3 family transposase (programmed frameshift) codes for the protein MAGKREKPEEIVSKLRQVEVLQGQGATIVEAVRQIGVTQQTFYRWRKLYGGMQRSQLARLKELEKENQRLRRAVSDLTLDKLILTEAAKGKLLSPSRRRKCVDHVRQELGVSERRACRALGQHRSTQRKVPQGRADEARLTDDIIELADQYGRYGYRMVTGLLNNAGWCVNHKRVERIWRREGLKVPQKQKKKGRLWLNDGSCVRLRPERPNHVWSYDFVQDRTADGRVYRTLNIIDEYTREALMIRVDRKLNSTDVLDALTDLFILRGPPEWIRSDNGPEFIAQKVRDWIAAVGAKTAYIEPGSPWENGYCESFNARFRDELLNGEIFYTLREAQILIEQWRVHYNTVRPHSALGYRPPAPKSIVPMDQRPTMH
- a CDS encoding Crp/Fnr family transcriptional regulator, whose amino-acid sequence is MLDGWVKLYRLLPCGVEAVVSVLSREDAFGEASAMPGEVYSTGAEAVADSHIMQIDARSLWSAIKENPQLCHALLGASVSRNRALVDQLEQLKSHTGAQRIADFLLGLCKTEHGACTVVLPYDKGLIASWLGLKPETLSRAFKRLQPYGVSISKNRATIKSVERLIRFAEEDPSSSRKDAPLKSSSFTQS
- a CDS encoding ribonuclease D — translated: MANHFYKRDLPDGLTLGPVVAIDCETMGLNPHRDRLCVVQMSGGDGDAHLVQIEQGQTNAPNLTAMLEDPDVLKLFHFGRFDIAAMLNAFGALTAPVYCTKIASKLVRTYTDRHGLKYLLQELLGVDISKQQQSSDWGAAELTEAQLDYAASDVLYLHRLREELDARLAREGRTELAQACFDFLPTRARLDLVGWPEIDIFAH
- the lptC gene encoding LPS export ABC transporter periplasmic protein LptC, producing the protein MQLDGDLYSRVIAWMKILLPLAALGLLSTLFLISRTVDPTQQVIVDEIDLEQRAHEQGVTNPSFAGVTGGGDEVMFQAERARPDLSNPERLIADTVMARFRLTEGTIVDITSEHADMHQSNFTASLDGNVTVTTSNGYLIHTDRIDARYDYLHAETPGPVEGSGPPGEITAGKMRLVSNEETGIAELVFTDGVKLIYKPNGSKD
- the lptA gene encoding lipopolysaccharide transport periplasmic protein LptA, with protein sequence MSLPAIGWAQGAQIAFGNTQQDADAPVEVTADNLSVNQNDNTAVFTGNVLIGQGAMRLSAPRVLVVYLADQSGIKRLEASGGVTLVSGDDAAEATRAKYDIETGMIEMQGNVLLVQGVNALTADRMFVDTQAGTARMSGRVKTVLQPEGGQ
- the lptB gene encoding LPS export ABC transporter ATP-binding protein, with the translated sequence MARPELHIAHENTGLQVKNLRKSYNKRVVIRDVSLETQQGEVVALLGPNGCGKTTTFYAIAGLIYPEGGHVLIDGREVTNLPMYRRAKMGIGYLPQEMSIFRGMSVEDNILAILDISYPNRHKRRERLEELLSDFSIEHLRRAPALALSGGERRRVEIARCLAANPRYLLLDEPFAGVDPISVGDIRHLVADLKKRGIGVLITDHNVRETLEIVDRAYILHDGQVLMSGSPSDVVENENVRRVYLGDNFRIS